One window from the genome of Betaproteobacteria bacterium encodes:
- a CDS encoding alkaline phosphatase D family protein: MPDRRAFLRRAAALAAAGFLSPALVRAQARAKFTAYPFSLGVASGSPTLAGVVLWTRLAPDPLAGGGLGPEGIDVQWEIAHDEKFSRIVKRGTATAQASRAHAVHVEVEGLEPARWYHYRFIAGGEASAVGRTRTAPAADAADSTLRLALGSCQHYEQGLFVAHRHLAADSPDLVAFVGDYIYERSRKGTNVRQHHSTEPKTLAGYRDRYAQYKSDADLQAAHACAPWIVTWDDHEVSNDYASDRGQDLDPEFLERRAAGYRAYFEHLPLRPSLMRADGEVRIYGTHAWGPLANLFVLDDRQYRDHQACQKASRGGSGVVGPSCTQRVAAGRTMLGATQERWLDGQFQASKARWNLIVQQTLMAPAGHPGTKGMQHWTDGWDGYPWARAQLLDSLAKSGAANPVVLGGDVHANYVANIHARPDEADSPVMAAEFCGTSISALGPDPKRVLAIRDANPHIKYADGSRRGYVMLDIGHDRIETRLRVVDSVKREDAGISTAATFTVAAGRPGLE; this comes from the coding sequence TTGCCTGATCGCCGCGCATTTCTCCGGCGCGCCGCTGCCCTCGCGGCGGCGGGGTTCCTCTCGCCCGCCCTCGTCCGCGCCCAGGCCCGCGCGAAGTTCACCGCCTATCCGTTCTCGCTCGGCGTAGCTTCGGGTTCGCCCACGCTTGCCGGCGTCGTCCTGTGGACGCGACTCGCACCCGATCCGCTCGCCGGTGGCGGCCTCGGACCCGAGGGCATCGACGTGCAATGGGAAATCGCCCACGACGAGAAGTTCTCTCGCATCGTGAAACGCGGCACGGCGACGGCCCAGGCCTCACGTGCCCACGCGGTGCACGTGGAAGTCGAAGGGCTCGAGCCTGCGCGCTGGTACCACTACCGATTCATCGCGGGGGGCGAGGCGAGCGCCGTCGGCCGCACGCGCACCGCGCCCGCCGCGGACGCCGCCGATTCGACGCTCCGGCTCGCCCTTGGCTCCTGCCAGCATTACGAACAGGGGCTCTTCGTGGCGCACCGCCATCTCGCCGCGGACTCACCCGACCTCGTCGCCTTCGTGGGGGACTACATCTACGAGCGAAGCCGCAAGGGCACGAACGTGCGGCAGCACCACTCCACCGAGCCGAAGACGCTTGCCGGCTATCGCGACCGCTACGCGCAGTACAAGTCGGACGCGGATCTCCAGGCGGCCCACGCTTGCGCGCCGTGGATCGTCACCTGGGACGACCACGAGGTGTCCAACGATTACGCCAGCGACCGCGGCCAGGACCTCGATCCGGAATTCCTCGAGCGGCGGGCGGCGGGCTACCGCGCCTACTTCGAGCACCTGCCGCTGCGTCCGAGCCTCATGCGCGCCGACGGCGAAGTGCGCATCTACGGCACGCACGCGTGGGGACCGCTCGCCAACCTCTTCGTGCTCGATGACCGCCAGTACCGCGATCACCAGGCGTGCCAGAAGGCCTCTCGCGGGGGCAGCGGCGTCGTCGGCCCGTCGTGCACCCAGCGCGTCGCGGCCGGCCGCACGATGCTGGGCGCCACGCAGGAACGCTGGCTGGACGGGCAATTCCAGGCGTCGAAGGCGCGCTGGAACCTCATCGTGCAGCAGACGCTCATGGCGCCGGCGGGGCATCCGGGCACGAAGGGCATGCAGCACTGGACCGATGGCTGGGACGGCTACCCGTGGGCGCGCGCGCAACTGCTCGATTCGCTCGCGAAGAGCGGCGCCGCGAATCCCGTGGTGCTGGGCGGCGACGTGCACGCCAATTACGTCGCGAACATCCACGCGCGGCCCGACGAGGCCGATTCGCCGGTGATGGCGGCGGAGTTCTGCGGCACTTCCATTTCCGCGCTGGGGCCCGATCCCAAGCGCGTGCTGGCGATCCGCGACGCGAACCCGCACATCAAGTACGCCGACGGATCGCGGCGCGGTTACGTGATGCTCGACATCGGGCACGACCGTATCGAGACCCGGCTTCGCGTGGTCGATTCCGTGAAACGCGAGGACGCCGGCATTTCCACGGCCGCCACCTTCACCGTCGCCGCCGGCCGCCCGGGCCTCGAATAA